A region of Paenibacillus sp. JNUCC-31 DNA encodes the following proteins:
- the modB gene encoding molybdate ABC transporter permease subunit: MNVSAIDWTVFWSPIRLSLQVALLSSVIAAVAGITVAWKMSRASFRGKIFLETAFMLPLVLPPTVVGFILLVLLGRKSLLGQWIEAIFSAPVIFSWWAAVIASVVVAFPLVYQTMKSGFSGIDRDLEDAGRSIGANEWQVFRYISLPLAGRALMTAFILGFARALGEFGATLMIAGNIPGKTQTVPTAIYVAVDSGNQTMAWAWTGSIIIISFIMLLLTRQPRDSKT, encoded by the coding sequence ATGAATGTGAGCGCGATCGACTGGACGGTATTCTGGTCACCGATTCGTCTTTCCCTTCAGGTTGCCCTGCTGTCCAGCGTAATCGCAGCGGTGGCGGGCATCACTGTGGCCTGGAAGATGTCACGCGCATCGTTCCGGGGGAAGATTTTTTTGGAAACGGCATTTATGCTCCCGCTCGTGCTTCCGCCGACTGTGGTCGGATTTATTTTACTCGTGTTATTGGGTCGTAAGAGCCTGCTGGGACAGTGGATCGAGGCCATCTTCTCCGCGCCTGTCATTTTCTCCTGGTGGGCTGCCGTGATTGCTTCTGTGGTGGTCGCTTTCCCATTGGTATATCAGACGATGAAATCCGGTTTTAGCGGCATTGATCGGGATCTGGAAGATGCAGGCCGCTCCATAGGAGCGAATGAATGGCAGGTATTTCGTTATATCTCGCTTCCGCTTGCGGGCAGAGCATTGATGACGGCTTTCATCCTGGGTTTCGCTCGTGCACTGGGGGAATTCGGGGCTACGCTCATGATTGCAGGTAATATTCCGGGCAAAACGCAAACTGTACCCACCGCGATCTATGTTGCTGTGGATTCGGGCAATCAGACGATGGCCTGGGCATGGACAGGCTCCATTATTATCATTTCGTTTATCATGCTGCTCTTAACCAGACAGCCGCGTGACAGCAAGACGTGA
- a CDS encoding substrate-binding domain-containing protein, which translates to MTEEQSYTTEEISKLLKISKLTVYDLIKKGDLVAYRVGKQMRVDATDLEAYKQRSKQLQSPTHRAAVDSVPPSESYPETGSDPTNHAAASASPLPRGAFTASSSMTSNTSAAHSARHLVITGQDVSLDILMRYMEKQTRDIRPLRSFMGSLDGLISMYRGESDLVSTHLLDGDTGEYNLPYIRKILIGWSYVVVNLLTRPAGLYVQRGNPRGLQNWTDLMQQDLRLANREKGSGARVLLDEQLRLHGIPTSHLIGYDVEETSHMGVAAKVSSGEADVGIGSEKAARLVGQVDFIPLVQERYDLVMLKKKGNEAWNESVLRILQSPEFRHELQSFEGYDVSRTGEILYEV; encoded by the coding sequence ATGACGGAGGAGCAATCCTATACCACCGAAGAAATATCCAAGCTACTCAAAATATCGAAACTGACGGTCTACGATCTGATCAAAAAGGGAGACCTCGTCGCTTATCGCGTTGGCAAACAAATGCGAGTTGACGCCACCGATCTGGAAGCGTATAAACAACGTTCCAAGCAGCTTCAATCGCCAACGCACCGGGCCGCAGTGGATTCAGTTCCCCCCTCTGAATCTTATCCCGAGACGGGAAGCGATCCGACCAATCATGCCGCTGCAAGTGCTTCTCCTCTACCCAGAGGGGCATTCACAGCTTCATCTTCCATGACGAGTAACACTTCGGCAGCCCATTCGGCTCGACATCTGGTCATTACGGGCCAGGATGTCAGCCTGGATATTCTCATGCGCTATATGGAGAAGCAAACACGGGATATTCGTCCGCTGCGTTCTTTCATGGGCAGTCTGGACGGCCTGATCTCCATGTACCGCGGGGAGTCTGACCTGGTCAGTACCCATCTGCTCGACGGAGATACAGGAGAATATAATCTGCCTTATATACGCAAAATCCTGATCGGCTGGTCGTATGTCGTCGTGAATTTGCTGACACGGCCTGCCGGGCTGTATGTACAACGCGGTAATCCTCGCGGTTTGCAGAACTGGACAGATCTGATGCAGCAGGATCTTCGATTGGCGAACCGGGAGAAGGGGTCAGGGGCACGTGTATTGCTGGATGAACAATTGCGTCTGCACGGTATTCCAACTTCCCATCTGATTGGATATGACGTGGAAGAAACCAGTCATATGGGCGTAGCCGCCAAGGTCAGCTCCGGGGAAGCTGATGTGGGAATCGGCAGCGAGAAAGCTGCACGGCTTGTTGGTCAGGTTGATTTTATTCCACTCGTTCAGGAACGGTACGATCTGGTGATGTTGAAGAAAAAGGGAAACGAAGCGTGGAACGAATCGGTACTGCGCATTCTGCAATCACCTGAATTCAGGCACGAGCTGCAGTCATTTGAGGGATATGATGTCTCCCGCACAGGCGAAATTTTGTACGAAGTCTAG
- a CDS encoding GNAT family N-acetyltransferase: MTEQYRLATIEDAEQLLAVTVNAYETIRALNIPFPAGHATLEVIQNNIVQHECYLLEKEGEVIATVTLDRAEDAQRQAISPYPFIRWFAVSPAHKSKGYGSKLLDWVEQHIILQKLDAPAVFLATATRHPWLAPMYERRGYEPFHTKTVQTPERQEEIVFMVKTLDPSRFTTPSIQTG, encoded by the coding sequence ATGACTGAACAATACCGATTGGCTACGATTGAAGATGCCGAACAACTGCTGGCCGTAACTGTGAATGCCTATGAGACGATTCGGGCCCTGAACATTCCTTTTCCCGCCGGACACGCTACACTGGAAGTCATTCAGAATAATATTGTACAGCATGAATGCTATCTTCTTGAAAAAGAGGGAGAAGTCATCGCTACCGTTACTCTTGACCGAGCCGAAGATGCACAGCGGCAGGCCATCAGCCCTTATCCTTTCATCCGCTGGTTCGCGGTAAGTCCAGCCCATAAAAGCAAGGGTTATGGCTCCAAACTGCTGGATTGGGTAGAGCAACATATCATTCTGCAAAAGCTTGATGCACCTGCCGTATTTCTGGCGACGGCGACCCGTCATCCCTGGCTTGCTCCTATGTATGAACGGCGAGGATATGAACCTTTTCATACCAAAACGGTACAGACCCCTGAACGTCAGGAAGAAATTGTATTTATGGTCAAAACGCTGGACCCTTCCCGTTTTACGACACCCTCGATCCAAACAGGATAA
- a CDS encoding ABC transporter ATP-binding protein has protein sequence MLKVDGIEKSYKQGGLFSKQKQQVLKNVAFECQHGECLGIIGESGSGKSTLGRLILGIEKPDRGRILFEGKNVNDRRVRMGSISAVFQNYTSSINPFLTVEEAIMEPLKAHKKMEADMQSKVDTLLHQVGLDSSYRLKYPHELSGGEAQRVCIARAISTEPRCIVFDEAISSLDVSVQIQVLRLLKELKQFYQMSYVFITHDIQAAAYICDRVIIFRDGQIEELVPIEQLKHVQSDYARRLLTYLITFQGEDQG, from the coding sequence ATGCTCAAGGTGGATGGGATCGAAAAGTCCTATAAACAAGGCGGATTGTTCTCCAAACAAAAGCAGCAGGTATTGAAAAACGTGGCATTTGAATGCCAGCATGGCGAATGTCTCGGCATCATCGGCGAAAGTGGGAGTGGCAAGTCTACACTGGGACGTTTGATTCTGGGCATCGAGAAGCCTGATCGCGGGCGTATTTTATTTGAGGGGAAAAACGTGAATGATCGCCGCGTGAGAATGGGCAGCATCAGTGCCGTATTTCAAAATTATACGTCCTCCATTAATCCATTTCTCACGGTGGAGGAAGCCATTATGGAGCCTTTGAAGGCTCATAAAAAAATGGAAGCGGATATGCAAAGCAAGGTGGATACGTTGTTGCATCAAGTGGGATTAGACTCATCCTACAGGCTCAAATATCCGCATGAACTATCGGGTGGAGAGGCCCAGAGAGTATGTATTGCGAGAGCCATATCGACTGAACCCCGATGCATTGTATTCGATGAAGCCATCAGTTCTCTGGACGTGTCTGTGCAGATTCAGGTGCTGCGATTGCTAAAAGAATTAAAGCAATTTTATCAGATGAGCTATGTGTTCATTACGCATGATATTCAGGCGGCAGCTTATATTTGTGACAGGGTTATTATTTTCAGGGACGGTCAGATTGAGGAATTGGTGCCTATTGAGCAGCTGAAGCATGTTCAGTCCGATTATGCGAGGAGATTATTAACCTATTTAATTACGTTTCAGGGGGAGGATCAGGGATGA
- the cntD gene encoding staphylopine uptake ABC transporter ATP-binding protein CntD, with product MNIVVVKHLKVWDANTDKVIIHNSSFQVKQGSCLAIVGESGSGKSVTCRSIMRLNKPWIRQSGTILFQGEDVNQLSEQEMRRRRGKNVCMILQNGMSAFDPSSVIGVHIRETLQTHFDWNKRDSERKIISAMESVMLKHPQEILNQYPHQLSGGMLQRIMIALVLVLEPDLIIADEPTTALDTISQYEVVEQLIQLRERMGCSMLFISHDLGVVQKIADEVMVMKDGAIVESGHIQSVFTKPEHAYTQYLVSTRLELSNHFRKLMQGGDADAQGGWDRKVL from the coding sequence ATGAATATAGTAGTGGTTAAACATTTGAAGGTCTGGGATGCCAATACGGACAAGGTCATTATTCATAACAGTTCATTTCAGGTCAAACAAGGAAGCTGTCTGGCCATAGTCGGGGAAAGCGGAAGTGGCAAGTCCGTCACCTGCAGGTCCATTATGCGTTTGAATAAACCCTGGATTCGTCAATCTGGAACGATTCTCTTCCAAGGCGAGGACGTAAACCAGCTTTCCGAACAAGAAATGAGACGAAGAAGAGGCAAAAACGTATGCATGATTCTGCAAAATGGCATGAGCGCTTTTGACCCTTCTTCAGTAATAGGCGTGCATATTCGAGAGACGCTCCAGACGCATTTTGACTGGAATAAAAGAGACAGCGAACGGAAGATCATTAGCGCTATGGAAAGCGTCATGTTAAAGCATCCGCAGGAAATCCTGAATCAATATCCACATCAGCTATCGGGTGGCATGCTGCAGCGAATCATGATTGCATTGGTACTCGTGTTGGAGCCGGATCTGATCATTGCGGATGAACCGACAACGGCGCTGGATACGATCTCTCAATATGAAGTGGTGGAACAATTGATTCAACTGCGCGAACGAATGGGTTGTTCCATGCTGTTTATATCCCATGACCTCGGTGTGGTACAAAAAATTGCAGATGAAGTGATGGTCATGAAAGACGGCGCCATTGTCGAAAGTGGGCATATTCAGTCTGTTTTTACGAAGCCGGAGCATGCCTATACTCAATATTTGGTTTCCACCCGGTTGGAGCTGAGCAACCATTTCAGGAAATTGATGCAGGGAGGGGATGCAGATGCTCAAGGTGGATGGGATCGAAAAGTCCTATAA
- the cntE gene encoding staphylopine family metallophore export MFS transporter CntE, whose product MKSSVTASGTSNPVSFAFIRFYLLAFLFFAANSALTIILPLRSESAGLNQAEIGLMMGAYMFTCMLLRPFAAQLLGRYGPLRVMKWLLILHAATLLLFVVFGVETYLWLRALQGVATAFFSMTMQAGIVEKLEDKDRAQGLSMYTLFTMVPSLVIPILAIQIWEHASDIWFTLLMVGLAAFPLLIGYNVDLPRSTVQNKSYTLGDMMRSFGGIWRSTPLLISSVVMLFASCVFGATATFLPLYMVSTGKASAGVFLTNQGLVVILCRFILRKKIPSDGSWNTWLMAGLLLCAALGTQLLALLETIGPLVYLSAVFSGFAVALLYPTLTTYLSFVLPADSRYVLMGIFMSSYDLGFSLGGLAMGLIVQISSYSTMFTICTLLSIAGMIFVVAFRQRMEVGNRARSVAEN is encoded by the coding sequence TTGAAGTCTTCTGTAACGGCGAGCGGCACATCAAATCCGGTATCTTTTGCGTTTATCCGGTTTTATCTGTTGGCCTTTTTATTTTTTGCCGCCAATTCGGCTTTGACGATTATTCTCCCTTTGCGAAGTGAATCAGCAGGGTTGAACCAGGCCGAGATTGGTCTGATGATGGGTGCGTACATGTTTACGTGTATGCTTCTACGGCCTTTTGCGGCGCAGCTTCTGGGGCGTTATGGTCCGCTGCGTGTAATGAAGTGGCTGTTGATTTTGCATGCCGCAACATTACTGTTGTTTGTTGTGTTTGGTGTGGAAACGTATTTGTGGCTGCGGGCGCTGCAAGGTGTAGCGACGGCGTTCTTTTCCATGACTATGCAGGCTGGCATTGTGGAAAAGCTGGAGGACAAGGACCGGGCTCAGGGATTGTCCATGTATACCCTTTTTACGATGGTCCCGTCTCTGGTCATTCCCATACTCGCCATCCAGATCTGGGAACATGCCAGCGACATCTGGTTTACCCTGTTAATGGTCGGTTTGGCTGCTTTTCCGCTCCTGATTGGCTATAACGTGGATTTGCCCCGAAGCACGGTACAGAATAAATCGTATACGCTTGGCGATATGATGCGGTCATTCGGCGGCATCTGGCGCAGCACACCGCTGTTGATCAGCAGCGTTGTTATGCTGTTTGCTTCATGTGTATTTGGGGCCACAGCGACCTTTCTTCCGCTGTATATGGTATCAACCGGGAAGGCGAGCGCAGGCGTATTTTTAACAAATCAGGGACTGGTCGTCATTCTGTGCAGATTCATTCTGCGCAAAAAAATCCCTTCCGATGGCAGTTGGAATACGTGGTTGATGGCCGGGCTGCTGCTGTGTGCAGCACTGGGAACCCAATTGCTCGCACTGCTGGAGACGATTGGTCCGCTGGTGTACCTGTCCGCGGTGTTCAGCGGTTTTGCCGTGGCATTGCTGTACCCGACATTAACGACCTATTTGTCGTTTGTGCTGCCTGCCGATTCCAGATATGTGCTGATGGGTATTTTCATGTCCTCGTATGATCTGGGCTTCTCCCTGGGCGGTCTTGCGATGGGACTGATTGTACAAATAAGCTCGTATTCCACCATGTTTACGATCTGCACACTTCTATCCATTGCAGGAATGATTTTCGTCGTGGCTTTCAGGCAACGAATGGAAGTCGGTAATAGGGCCAGGTCCGTGGCGGAGAACTGA
- the cntE gene encoding staphylopine family metallophore export MFS transporter CntE, whose protein sequence is MSGAMSWPFLRLYILVLLYFSANAILNVIIPLQGESLGASSTTIGLIMGAYMFTTMFFRPWAGHIIQKRGPIKVLRFILIINGFALILYTFTGLGGYLLARILQGVSTAFFSMALQIGIIDALPEKDRSQGISYYSLFSYIPGIVGPVLALGIWQTGGMDYFTVVLIGIAVCTGVFGYTAKMDKSEEQPSAGNPAEQNVSMLQAFRQLVQNPFLFRCSILMLSASVVFGAITTFIPLYASQLPSGNAGVYLMLQAGTVVLARIMLRKKIPSDGRWHAPFIMGTMFLLAVAAQCVSWAVTGGAVLLYVGAILMGIAQSILYPTLTTYLSFVLPQLNRNVLIGLFIATADLGVSLGGVLMGPIADLSSYSFMYMICAILGAVMIAFAYERRKPVTDMSVD, encoded by the coding sequence ATGAGTGGAGCGATGTCATGGCCGTTTCTGCGTTTGTACATCCTGGTTCTTCTGTATTTTAGTGCAAATGCAATTCTTAATGTCATTATTCCTTTACAGGGTGAATCCCTGGGGGCGAGCAGTACAACCATCGGGCTGATTATGGGCGCCTATATGTTCACAACCATGTTTTTCAGACCATGGGCAGGTCACATCATTCAAAAGCGCGGACCGATCAAAGTCCTTCGTTTTATTCTGATTATCAATGGATTTGCCCTGATTTTATACACGTTTACAGGGCTTGGAGGCTATCTGCTCGCTCGTATTTTACAGGGGGTATCAACCGCTTTCTTTTCCATGGCGCTGCAGATTGGCATTATTGATGCCCTGCCGGAGAAAGACCGTTCCCAGGGCATTTCCTATTACTCGTTGTTCAGTTATATTCCCGGCATTGTGGGACCTGTCCTGGCGCTAGGGATTTGGCAGACAGGCGGGATGGATTATTTTACGGTCGTGCTGATCGGTATTGCCGTCTGCACAGGCGTATTCGGATATACCGCCAAAATGGACAAGAGCGAGGAGCAGCCTTCTGCTGGTAATCCAGCCGAGCAGAACGTTAGCATGCTTCAAGCCTTTCGTCAGTTGGTGCAAAATCCATTTTTGTTTAGATGCAGTATATTGATGCTAAGTGCTTCTGTTGTGTTCGGTGCAATCACGACCTTTATTCCACTCTACGCCAGTCAATTGCCAAGTGGCAATGCGGGTGTCTATCTGATGCTTCAAGCGGGAACTGTTGTGCTCGCACGGATCATGTTACGTAAAAAAATCCCTTCCGATGGCAGGTGGCATGCACCTTTTATCATGGGAACAATGTTCCTGCTGGCAGTTGCTGCACAATGTGTCAGCTGGGCGGTCACAGGAGGGGCCGTCCTTCTATACGTGGGGGCAATCTTGATGGGCATTGCTCAATCCATCCTCTATCCAACGTTAACCACCTACCTGTCATTTGTATTGCCACAGCTGAATCGAAATGTATTGATCGGTTTATTTATTGCGACAGCAGATCTGGGTGTATCTCTGGGCGGTGTGTTGATGGGACCGATCGCTGATCTGTCCTCCTATTCATTTATGTACATGATTTGTGCTATCCTGGGGGCGGTAATGATTGCTTTTGCTTATGAACGAAGAAAACCAGTCACAGATATGTCTGTGGATTAA
- a CDS encoding transporter substrate-binding domain-containing protein — protein MVKERGIQRIRTVLLFITMLAVLAGCSSGNAANESDTASASGEDKVKKIIVGTGTQFPNVCFIDENGKLTGYDVELIREIDKRLPEYEFEFSTMEFKNLLLSLETKKIDLIAHQMEVNEERQAKFLFNDEAYNIFPNKIVVSEKNQDVKSIEDLKGKKLIVGATSNAAVLAEKWNAANGNAIDIVYSGAGEDTNTQIKTGRVDATISTQFAIDYQNKVVDAQLKTVGDALSNSKVYFILNKDEEELKTKVDEALKSIKEDGTLSKLSTEWLGADYTVEE, from the coding sequence ATGGTAAAAGAGCGGGGGATTCAGAGAATACGGACAGTGCTGCTGTTCATAACGATGCTGGCGGTGCTGGCAGGATGCAGCTCAGGCAATGCAGCGAACGAAAGTGACACAGCTTCGGCATCCGGTGAAGATAAAGTAAAGAAGATTATCGTGGGTACGGGCACGCAGTTCCCGAATGTTTGTTTCATTGATGAGAATGGCAAGCTGACAGGTTACGATGTAGAGCTGATCCGCGAGATTGATAAACGGCTGCCTGAGTATGAATTTGAATTCAGCACCATGGAGTTCAAAAACCTGCTGTTAAGTCTGGAAACGAAGAAGATTGACCTGATCGCTCATCAGATGGAAGTAAATGAAGAACGACAGGCCAAGTTCCTGTTTAATGATGAAGCCTATAATATTTTCCCCAATAAAATTGTCGTCAGTGAGAAAAATCAGGACGTAAAATCCATCGAGGATTTGAAGGGTAAAAAACTGATTGTCGGGGCTACGAGTAATGCGGCCGTATTGGCTGAGAAATGGAATGCAGCGAATGGCAACGCCATTGATATTGTCTATTCCGGAGCAGGTGAAGATACGAATACGCAGATCAAAACAGGGCGGGTAGATGCAACCATCAGCACGCAGTTTGCCATTGATTATCAGAACAAAGTGGTGGATGCCCAGTTGAAAACTGTAGGAGACGCTCTGTCCAACTCCAAAGTGTATTTCATCCTGAACAAGGACGAGGAGGAGCTCAAAACGAAAGTGGATGAAGCCCTCAAATCAATCAAGGAAGATGGAACATTGAGCAAATTGAGCACAGAATGGCTGGGAGCGGATTACACGGTTGAGGAATAG
- the rpsN gene encoding 30S ribosomal protein S14 — translation MAKKSKVVLEKQRQAIVAKYAELRRELKEKGDYEALQKLPRNASPTRLKNRCELTGRPRGYLRKFKVSRIVFRELAHQGQIPGVTKSSW, via the coding sequence ATGGCTAAAAAATCAAAAGTAGTACTCGAAAAACAACGTCAGGCCATCGTAGCCAAGTATGCGGAGCTGCGTCGTGAGCTGAAAGAAAAGGGTGACTATGAAGCACTGCAGAAATTGCCGCGCAACGCCTCTCCGACCCGATTGAAAAATCGCTGTGAACTGACGGGCCGCCCGAGAGGATATTTGCGCAAGTTCAAGGTATCGCGGATTGTGTTCCGTGAGCTGGCCCATCAAGGGCAAATTCCTGGCGTCACGAAATCCAGCTGGTAA
- a CDS encoding amino acid ABC transporter permease: protein MGKSFDLSLVLDFVPELLRYLHITLIVLGGSIVLGLAGGVLLAVPRLYRIPVLSQLATLYVSFMRGTPILIKLFLVYYGLPELLKPMGMDLSRTDPLVFVIVTYALSDAASFAEIFRGAVRSVDKGQTEAAYAAGLTTFQSFRRIVVPQALIVAFPNMANTLIGSLKDTSLAFSIGVMDMVGRGQTLISATSHALEVYISLSVVYYIIVLVLEKGFALAERRLQRHERKREVRGPAVRAERLKRIAG, encoded by the coding sequence ATGGGTAAATCATTCGATCTGTCATTGGTTCTGGATTTCGTTCCTGAACTGCTGCGATATTTGCATATTACACTGATTGTGCTGGGCGGTTCCATTGTGCTTGGCCTTGCGGGCGGAGTGCTTCTGGCGGTTCCGAGATTATACCGGATTCCGGTACTGAGCCAGCTCGCGACCCTGTACGTCTCTTTCATGCGGGGCACGCCGATTCTCATCAAGTTGTTCCTGGTCTATTACGGATTACCTGAATTGCTTAAACCGATGGGCATGGATCTGTCGAGGACCGATCCGCTGGTATTCGTCATCGTGACTTATGCGCTGAGTGATGCAGCGTCCTTTGCCGAAATTTTTCGCGGAGCTGTACGCAGTGTGGACAAGGGACAGACGGAAGCAGCCTACGCTGCGGGCTTGACCACGTTTCAGTCGTTTCGGCGCATTGTGGTGCCGCAAGCGCTCATTGTTGCTTTTCCGAATATGGCGAATACGTTGATTGGTTCACTGAAAGATACGTCACTTGCTTTTTCCATTGGAGTCATGGACATGGTGGGCAGAGGACAAACGCTGATCTCGGCTACATCGCATGCGCTTGAAGTGTATATTAGTCTTTCAGTCGTTTACTATATTATCGTACTTGTCCTTGAAAAAGGCTTTGCGCTGGCAGAACGCAGACTCCAGCGTCATGAACGTAAGCGGGAAGTACGCGGGCCGGCGGTAAGAGCTGAACGCCTGAAACGAATAGCGGGGTGA
- a CDS encoding GTP-binding protein — MTQKQVPVTVLSGYLGSGKTTVLNHVLHNRQGLKVAVIVNDMSEVNIDAALVKGEATLSRTEEKLVELSNGCICCTLRDDLMQEIEKLVNEGRFDYILIESTGISEPVPVAQTFTYADEESGIDLTSLAKLDCLVTVVDANRFWHDFASGQSLLDRNQATGDEDTRDVVDLLIDQIETCDVLLLNKCDLVDDVELNKLEGVIRKLQPNAKIIRTVNGQVNPSEILNTSLFDFEKVSMSAGWIQELEKESHTPETEEYGIGSFVYRRRKPFHPSRLADFMSYWPEEVVRAKGLVWLAAEGDMAASLSQAGSSIQFGPAGHWVAALPEAEKEEILRTEPDMLGKWDAQWGDRQTELVMIGIEMERAIIEEELDQCLLSDEEMQADWGHFDNPLPWPVEVV, encoded by the coding sequence ATGACACAAAAGCAAGTTCCGGTAACTGTTCTTAGCGGTTACCTCGGCTCAGGTAAAACGACGGTTCTGAATCACGTGCTGCACAATCGGCAGGGGCTCAAGGTAGCCGTCATCGTTAATGACATGAGTGAGGTGAACATCGACGCCGCTCTGGTGAAGGGTGAGGCGACATTGTCACGTACTGAAGAAAAACTGGTGGAGCTGTCCAATGGCTGCATCTGCTGCACCTTGCGGGATGATCTGATGCAGGAGATCGAGAAGCTGGTGAACGAAGGCAGATTTGATTATATCCTGATTGAATCGACAGGCATCAGTGAGCCTGTGCCGGTAGCGCAGACCTTTACATATGCCGACGAGGAGTCGGGTATTGATCTGACAAGTCTGGCGAAGCTGGATTGTCTGGTGACGGTCGTGGATGCGAATCGCTTCTGGCATGATTTTGCCTCAGGACAGAGCCTTCTGGATCGGAATCAGGCTACCGGGGACGAAGATACCCGTGATGTGGTGGACCTGCTGATTGACCAGATTGAGACATGCGATGTTCTGCTGCTTAACAAGTGTGATCTGGTCGATGACGTGGAGCTGAACAAGCTTGAAGGTGTCATCCGCAAGCTTCAGCCGAACGCCAAAATCATTCGGACCGTAAACGGACAGGTTAACCCGTCTGAAATTTTGAATACAAGTCTCTTCGACTTCGAGAAAGTTAGCATGTCAGCCGGATGGATTCAGGAGCTGGAGAAGGAATCACATACACCGGAGACCGAGGAATACGGCATTGGTTCCTTCGTGTATCGTCGCCGAAAACCATTTCACCCCTCGCGCCTGGCTGATTTCATGAGCTACTGGCCGGAAGAAGTGGTACGTGCCAAAGGCTTGGTCTGGCTGGCGGCTGAAGGGGATATGGCTGCAAGCCTGAGTCAGGCGGGTTCATCCATTCAGTTCGGTCCTGCTGGACATTGGGTTGCGGCGTTGCCGGAAGCTGAGAAGGAAGAAATTTTGCGTACCGAGCCGGATATGTTGGGAAAATGGGATGCACAGTGGGGAGACCGACAGACTGAACTGGTCATGATCGGAATTGAAATGGAACGTGCCATCATTGAAGAAGAACTGGACCAATGCCTGCTCAGCGATGAGGAAATGCAGGCCGACTGGGGCCATTTTGACAATCCCCTGCCTTGGCCAGTTGAAGTTGTTTAA
- the modA gene encoding molybdate ABC transporter substrate-binding protein, protein MKKSIGYVLGSMSLALAIVLSGCGASTGSTDTSTATEPTTSSPAASGEGATTENTEPQETVALTISAAASLTDAMKEIETNYEMSHPYIELHFNFGASGALQQQIEQGAPADIFVSAATKNMNALVDEKWIASGDQKNLLQNSLVAIIPADSSDTVTSEKDLTSDSIKTVAIGIPESVPAGTYAQEALTNANLWDQLKGKLVQGKDVRQVLQYVETGNADAGFVYKTDALTSDQVKIAFEVDKNSYTPANYPVGIIEGTKHRTEAEQFYTYLQTPEVLDVFAKYGFSIPE, encoded by the coding sequence ATGAAAAAGAGTATTGGATATGTGTTAGGGAGCATGTCGCTTGCATTGGCTATCGTATTGAGTGGTTGCGGCGCAAGTACGGGCAGTACGGATACATCCACAGCAACGGAACCAACCACATCATCCCCAGCGGCATCAGGTGAGGGAGCAACAACTGAGAATACCGAGCCGCAGGAAACAGTGGCGTTGACGATCTCGGCAGCAGCCAGTTTGACCGATGCGATGAAGGAGATTGAGACGAATTATGAGATGTCTCATCCGTATATCGAACTTCATTTCAACTTTGGTGCATCTGGAGCATTGCAACAGCAGATTGAACAAGGTGCGCCAGCAGATATTTTTGTATCGGCTGCGACCAAAAATATGAACGCGCTCGTAGATGAGAAATGGATTGCATCCGGTGATCAGAAGAATTTGCTGCAAAATTCATTGGTAGCCATTATTCCAGCGGATAGCTCAGATACCGTAACAAGCGAGAAGGATCTGACGAGCGATTCCATCAAAACAGTAGCGATCGGCATTCCGGAAAGTGTTCCAGCGGGAACGTATGCTCAAGAAGCGCTGACGAATGCCAACCTTTGGGATCAACTGAAAGGCAAGCTAGTACAGGGGAAAGATGTAAGACAGGTACTGCAGTACGTAGAGACGGGCAATGCGGATGCAGGATTTGTGTACAAAACGGATGCACTCACTTCGGATCAGGTGAAAATTGCATTTGAAGTGGACAAGAACAGCTATACACCTGCCAATTATCCGGTAGGGATTATTGAGGGTACGAAGCACCGGACAGAAGCAGAACAATTTTACACGTATTTGCAAACGCCTGAAGTGCTTGATGTCTTCGCCAAATACGGGTTTTCCATTCCAGAATGA